A window of Symphalangus syndactylus isolate Jambi chromosome X, NHGRI_mSymSyn1-v2.1_pri, whole genome shotgun sequence genomic DNA:
TGTGTTGTTATAAATTTACAAACTTCAGACtgtattttctgctgtttttaaaagtaattcttGAGAGAAACGCTCCCATTGCTTGCTGAGAAACCAGCTCTTCAGAACAAGGAGAGGTTTTTCTTCACACTCTGATTAAGGGTAGGACACCCACGATCAGAGCTGCTTGTGGCAGGCAGTGAGGGCCTGAGAACAGTGTGACTGGAAACAAGGCTGTGGCCAGACACCACTTCCTGGAGAGGGCAGGGGGCTCATTGAGCCTTGAGCAAACCATAGCTTTGAGTAACTGCACTGTGCCTCACTCCTCCTAAAGATAACCACTGGCTTGGGTGTATGTTGAACTGGACAAGGCTTACTTACCACTGCCCccgatttaaagaaataattatcttttgAATATGATACTCTAATGTGTACTAAATTAgtcatgtcttttctttctgcatACCAGCCTCCCAATGCCCTGAGCTCCTGACTGGTTAGTGAGAGTACTTAAAAGGCCAATTGCAGCCAGTTTAAACACTAGTTTGGAtagcctaaaataatttctagatGAAGCACATGGCTTCAGGAATGACTAAGCTGTCCTGTGTCCTCTGGGTTCTGGCTCTGAGGGAAATTGATAAGGGACCCTAATTGTAACCCCAACAACCCATGTGAGTCAGGAAAGCTCTCATGTCCCCCTGCTATGTATAGCCCACCATGGATTGCCAAAATAAATGTCCATGTGCCTGCCTTTTGATCATGGTATCTCCTCTGCCAGGTAAGTATGTGCCTGCCCTTTGAAACGCTCTCACTGAACCACTCCAAATGAATTTTGGGGCCAGATTAAAAAACATACTTGATACACAAATCCATCTCAAAAGCAGGAAAATTAATACAAGACAGAACTTCAATTGTAGGACATAACTCTAACACCTCAAGGAAGTAAATCCTAAGGGTGAGAGCAGAACACTTAGGAGATCAATATTTGGCAGATGATATAGGAAGCAACTAGAACTGTTAGGCCAAGAGCATTTGGACTTGGACAGTAGAAGGGGAACCTTGAAGAGACGGATGGGCAAGATGAATGAGAACCAAAGAAAACTACTGGTGATTTGAATGAGAAAAGTCCAAAGGGGCCACTTTTACAGAATACTTGTAACATACTTTATTAATCTAGTATTCCCTGACATTTATTGTTTTTACCAATTGTAACAATATTTCCTAATTTCttagaagaatgaaaataaaatttacctaTATTTCAATTGGGGAACTCAAAATCACTGAATCCTAAAGAATTTATACTGCCATTGTTGGAATAATAGTTTGCTTAACAAAGTCCAGAGTtttcaaagatagaaaaaaacTAAACTTGATTTCTTCCATAGTCAGGTTCTGCTACCTCAAGTCTAGAACaggatacataaatacataaatcacaACAGGAAACCCTATCTGAACAaagttaaaaatacttaaaacatgaCCCTATCGTGAGTATCATAAGGTACCCTTATTGACCTGCTAGAACAACCAATAATTTCTTTCTAAGGCAGAGAATGAGGTCATTTTAAAGCTAATTTACTAATTGTATTCCTCTAGGCAAGctatttaacctctttgagcctcgaTTTCCTCCCGTGTAAAATGGGACTCCCACCACACATCTCTAGGGTTCTTAGGCGTAAAATGCTGTCCCATACCTGGCACAAAACTGTCACTCACTAGGTTATgttctcctctctttccttccatttGCTTTCACAAAGCCTTTCAGAACCACTTTGAGTCACTGTTTCTGCCCTTCTCTAATTCACAGAGCATTTGAAATCTGTATCACATATCACATATTAATGTAAATTCTTGGCTTGCTTGTGGAATCTGTTCAATTTCCAGAGACCCTCAATTAGCTTGTGACTAAACatcctacttctgtgacctccaCGTGCTGCTAGGAACATAGTAGAAactccaataaatatttgttgaatgaattacaCTGTTTAACAAAAATAGACCTAAAAACCAAAATAGTGTAAGAACTGGCAAAACTTACACCTATCCAGGTATGCTTGCCTAATAAACAACCAGTGGACTGACAACGGTTTTTAAGCAGTACTTCTGACTCTTCCTTTGTTTCAATGGTTGATTGACATCTGTGGTAGCCAGTTTCCAAGATGGCTCCCAGTGATCATCACCTCCTGATATTTACCCGTCCCACACTGATGCAGGGCTGGCTCTGTGTGACCAATAGAATACTGCAGAAGTGACAGTGTTGACTTCAGAGGCTAGATCACAAAAAGGCATTGCAGCTATGGACTTGTTCTTGAATTAGTTGCTTTGAGGTGAGCCAGTCACCATCCTGTGAGGACAGATggctgtgagaccttgggcaacttATGAGAtctttctgagtttcagttttcctCACCTTTAAAATGAGACATTTCACAGGGTGTTGTGAAAACCAAATAAGACTTGAATGTAAGGCACATAGCGagatatctggcacatagtaagctctCATGAAATGTGGCTAATGAATGATGGTAGTGATAGTAGAAGCTGTAGTACCAGCAATTGATTAGATGTGAGATGTGAAAGAAAGAGGAATTAAGGATGATTCCTAAGTTTTTGGCCTGAATAACTGAAGGAGTGATGGTATCATTTACTGAGTTTGGAGACAATGGAGGAAAAGAAGAGCATTCTTTTTTCGGACCAAAGATGCTTATGCCTGAACAGATAATATTACAACTATCTTTCAATCACTTAGAAATAGCATTCCATTTCTGTTCTTCTCTAAATTACTTAAAACTGTTTTTTGTTCTATGTAATTCCTTCCCGGAACATGATACATTACTGAAGTAAAAGTGATAGGAATTCTAAAAGCCAAATTACTCTGTAATGAATGGCCATGTAACCTTGGATGAGTCACTGTTCTTAAGTAAATGGTGGCAAGGCAAAGATGAACAGCAGCAGAACACAATCTGGACACTTTGGGCAGTTCTCACTTTTGTTTTGGAGAGAAATGTTAGCAAACATCAGAGATGATTTatgaaataaacatgaaataagATAAGCATCGGGGGTTTATGAGAAATGGCAAGGTACTTCTGTTAAGTGAAGATTTACTGATAACTAAAGTGCTTAGGTTTGATGAAATTagatttctgttctctttttcagACTCCCACTGGTTTAACTACTCAAGGATGAGAGGGAGTGCTTGATGCAAGTCTTCCTCCCCAGATGTACACACTTAGCTTTCATTTAGTTAGTAGGTCACAGACTGATTCGACAATCCTGAACAAAAACATTGGTTtcacaattctatttttaaaatttttattgttttagactAGTCATGGTTTCACAATTCTTTATAACTATTCATTTGATCTGAGGCATACTTGGCACTTCCCAGGATTTGCCAAATTCATTATGAAATGCCCCAAACAGTGTATTATGTTGACAAATGGAGGTAATGCAGGGCAATTAGAAACAGAGTGGGTTAACTCATTAGTAACCAAACTGGGACCCAACCTGGGTGCAGTCTGTGCTTACAGTGAGttcctctgggcctcagcttcttcaACTTTAAAACAAAGGGTCTCAATCCACAGATGATCATGAAGTTCTATTTTAGCTCTATAATATTTGATTCTAGTAAGTTATAAGAAAACTTTTgagttttgtttctatttttgataAAGATGGATTGCAAATAAGCCATCCACAAACAATTTTACAGACAAGTTTGCACCAATATTTGTACTGGGTTACTACAGAGTGGCTCCTTCTATCACTGTCATATAAAACTAGCCATGGGGGATTAAATCTGTGAACTTAACTTCAGTCAATCGTGCAAACAAAGGTTACTGGGGTGTAACTAGTTCATGAAATAATCATAAGGAAGTATAGTATGTATATTGTCCACCAACTTCCTCCCACtacagaaatagagaaatgaGGGTTTTTTGAGGAGGCAGTTACCACATTGACCATAACTATTGAATTCATTCGATACTCTGTTTAATTTCCCCTTTTCCTCCCACTGTAGTTGGTGTCATGCAAGAATCTATTTGCACTGACTAAAGATATTGGAAGAGTGAAGATCAGAGAATTTTAAGTCTGAAATTTGGCATCACTGCCCTGAACAATATAACCTTAGTTGACATAAACTACTCATACAGGTAAGAgtgattattattcatttttagcttaaaaattaaactctataaaaataaacaggACCTAATGGTTTAAATTTTGAAAGCTGATCATTAAGAAAGGCAGTCAGCAATGTTAACTATGTAGACAGTCATTAGTAACTGAAGTTAAGAGTTGTAGAACTTTTTTCATTTGTCAAATTAGGAGAGACAAAATGTATGCATGAGTGACTTGAGATAGACATTCTCCTGAGGGGAATACAGACTTAGATACATTTTCTGGAGACCAGTTTTGCATCTGTgacatgtaatttttatttgatttcttaacagtactttccaaattttggaaaatagttacTAGTAGTTTTATGATCcaagtttatttttgaaagagatGTACATAGTAGGTACAAGTTTGGGAAGGTAAAGATGGTGACCTAGTTGTTGATTGCTATACTGAGAGTCCTATAGAGACTCAACTTGTTTGATAAAGCTAGCCTCTGCAGAAGTCTTTTTATCTCCCTTTTGTTTGGAAGCATTTAATATTCATACAGAAGCACCATTACCTTTGCAGCTTTTAGTATACTATGCATTATCTGCACAAGGTAGGAGCTAATGCTTTTCTTTAACAGCATCATCAAAGGAAGCTCCAATCCTTATGTAAAATCAAAATCTACTGTGAgcagataattttttcttaaataaactgGCTCATTTCACTGTCTGACTGATTTTTGAACTGGTGAAGTTACAGATtaggttttatatatttataccagGGTCTACACTAACTGAAACCAGATTATAATTCATCAGGTTGCACTAGATTCAGATACAAACTTACAATGAAGCACATGGactgttttctaaataaaaatagcaaagaaataaaattataaagacacTGGTAGACATTAATTAAGAATCTTGGTATTTAAACCCACAGACACTGCACAGTCCTCAAGTTTTCAAGACTTTAGGTGTGGATTggtttaaaaagttattataaaattatcataTTTGAGAAAAAACCCCAATTTCTGTAATCCAAGATGCAGAAAATAAATCAAACCATAATTCTGAAGGGGGTAGAGAGCAAAATTGCCCTGAGGGGCTGGGGGGATATAAGAATTTCAAAGGGCTGGtacaatttttatgtttatcaaaAGAGAACATGATTAAAAAGAAGATTGAGAAACCTTGCTCTAGATCATGAAAGAGTGGAGAATGTGGTGCTCAGAAGGCTATGGTGAAGAACACAGAGAATATGGCACATTCTGAATAGAGATCATGGTTCTTATTTGACCAGAATCCAGTAACTTTTGTTATTCTCACCTGAAAGAAGTGaggaaataaggagaaaaataagaataaaagcaatTGGTATATGATTCTTCAGCACTTCATGTGTACCCTTTGAAGTgagaaagatttaaatataagacagaaaaaagtaaaaaccagCATTTATGTTGTGATTAAAACAtcatatcctttaaaaaaaatcctctgaAAAACTCAGATACCAAATTACACACAAGGACACTCTAACCAACAAGCATAGcagctacagtttttttttttgtttgtttttgagatagggtctctttctgttacccagcctagagtgcagtagaatgatcatagctcgctgcagccttgaactcctaggctcaattgatcctccaacctcagcctcccaagtagctgggactccaggcacatgccaggatgcctggctaatttttttgtagagacgtggtttcaccatgttgcccaggctggccctggcctcccaaagtgctgggataacaggcatgagccaccatacccggtctagtttttgtattttttatagagacagggtcttgctatgttgtccagggtgtTCTTGAaatcctggtctcaagcattcctcccaccttggcctcccaaagtgctgagattacaggtgcagagccaccacatctggctgtaACTACAGTTTTGACATACATATGTAAACTTTTATTGAAGTATGACAGTTtaacattaaatatttgaaaggacattttaaatattctttggtAATGACCCTGGGATTTTGGAGTCTGTTGCTACACTTTTCTTCTGTTCAATTCAGGATCTTGCCTGAATTTTTGTTCATGTGGAATTGAGTTAACTTCTGAAATATGAAAAGAGACTCTTCTAATAGTATTAGGTTATAAAGGAGTGTTTTAGCCTAGCCACAAAAGACATCATTTTGAAAACTATATATAAGTAATGTGGTAATTAAAAACCAGTCAACTCTCTATTATTGTGGCCACAAAATACTTCTGTAATACTTTGGCCAACATGTATTGGTTGCATgtgccttaaaattttttaaattatatttctaggCAAAATCAATCATCACTTACAAATTGTTTTACAATCTAAGAACTATACATTTCTCTGAGTAAAATTATAAATCCCAGGCATGTAACTATTCacatcaaattttgttttttagacgaaGGCATTATCCATCACAATAAGTaactttttgtctttatttcaacCGGACAATCGTGATTGGAAAAGGTAAGAAGCCATCTATACTTTCCTGTTCCATccaatacatttttgttactattttatttaattcaattttttttaaaaaactattcagCTTAAATACTgtaccaaaaataattttaatattaaatatctgCAATTCTATTCTAGCTCCTGtgacaaaattcaagaaaacCTGACATAAATGAACAACAACACAACATGTATTCAACCATCTATGATCTCTTCCATGGCTTTACCAATCATTTACATCCTCCTTTGTATTGTTGGTGTTTTTGGAAACTCTCTCTCTCAAtggatatttttaacaaaaataggtAAAAAAACATCAACACACATCTACCTGTCACACCTTGTGACTGCAAACTTACTTGTGTGCAGTGCCATGCCTTTCATGAGTATCTATTTCCTGAAAGGTTTCCAATGGGAATATCAATCTGCTCAATGCAGAGTGGTCAATTTTTTGGGAACTCTATCCATGCATGTAAGTATGTTTGTCAGTCTCTTAATTTTAAGTTGGATTGCCATAAGCCGCTATGCTACCTTAATGCAAAAGGATTCCTCGCAAGAGACTACTTCAtgctatgagaaaatattttatggccATTTACTGAAAAAATTTCGCCAGCCCAACTTTGCTAGAAAACTATGCATTTACATATGGGGAGTTGTACTGGGCATAATTATTCCAGTTACCGTATACTACTCAGTCATAGAGGCTACAGGAGGAGAAGAGAGCCTATGCTACAATCGGCAGATGGAACTAGGAGCCATGATCTCTCAGATTGCAGGTCTCATTGGAACCACATTTATTGGATTTTCCTTTTTAGTAGTACTAACATCATACTACTCTTTTGTAAGCCATCTGAGAAAAATAAGAACCTGTACGTCCATTATGGAGAAGgatttgacttacagttctgtgaAAAGACATCTTTTGGTCATCCAGATTCTACTAATAGTTTGCTTCCTTCCTTATAGCATTTTTAAACCCATTTTTTATGTTCTACACCAAAGAGATAACTGTCAGcaattgaattatttaatagaaataaaaaacatcctCACCTGTCTTGCTTCGGCCAGAAGTAGCACAGACcccattatatttcttttattagatAAAACATTCAAGAAGACACTATATAATCTCTTTACAAAGTCTAATTCAGCACATATGCAATCATATGGTTGACTTTTGAACGGAAAACCCCACAATATTAAGAAAAGCATTCATGTGACTTTATTAGGGACACTAAACTACATCATTAACATGTCACAGCTTGGTTGACAATAATCACCAAGAAAAtctctttggtttttaaaaataagtaaacatataTTCATAAAACTCAAAAAACAGTTCTACTTATACTGAATGTTGAGATGGCAGAAACTTTCAGAAGCAAAAATTAAGCAGATTGAAAGGATCCCACTCATATGAAACTAACAGGCTATTTTCTGTTTAAACTCAACTAACTGTGAGTGCTTCTGTTCAGAACACGTTATTTCATGACTAGGATAAAGAAGCAAATGGTTTATGACTTGTCTGCTTTCTGGTAGTTAGAATACAAGGGTCAATCTATGGCCAGTGTTTattggtaattttaaaatctttaaaaataagtagctgggcgcagtggctcacgcctgtaatcccagcactttgggaggctgacgtgggtggatcattttgagatcaggagttcaagaccaccctgggcaacatggtgaaaccccgtctctactaaaaatacaaaaattagctggacatggtggtgggcgcctgtaatcccagctacttgggaggctgaggcaggagaatcgcttgagccctggacggaggttgcagtgagcagagatcgtgccactgcactacagcctgggaggcagagcgagactctatctcataaaacaaaacaaaaaaataaaaataagtaaaaaaaaaaaaagaaatatcctcattCACGTCTTATCTAAATGCATGAAtaatacagtgaaaaaaatcCAAGGTTTTATAAacacattatttatttgaaattatctgGCTCATGCTATTGGGGAGAAGCAATATTCATTGACTATATTTTTGAAGCAGATGTTACTTataaaaatgcttaaatatttggATTAGGCTGTGTCAAAGTAAAAAGCTATGTCATTATATGCCTATCTTCATCACATTGTGcatattttcttctgtattcaATATAAATAATGTTATTAGTAACAAACAGTACCTGgcagttaattttttgtgaaataaatgaatgaataataggGGAGTGTAATAGTATTGCAGTTAAGAGATTGATCTCTGAAGTTATACTTCTTGGGTTCAATCTGGCTCTACTTTTTATTTAGCTGGACAATCTTAGGCAAATTAACTTATCTTCTGTATGtgttaatttcttcatttgtagagCAGAAAATACTATCTTATTCACAGATCCTATTATTAAATCAGCTGTTACTATTATGAGTAGCTAACGCTTAGTAAGCACTTGCTGTTTGCTAAGGATTCTACTTatatgctttacatatattattttaatcacCACAACTCTAAAGTATACTAATTTACTGATGAAAATATTgaagtgggctgggtgcggtggctcatgcctgtaatcccagcactctgggaggccgaggtgggcagatcacctgaggtcaggagtttgagatcagcctggccaacatggcgaaacccacctctactaaaaatacaaaaattagttgggcgtggtggtgcgtgcctgtagtcccagctactcgggaggctgaggcaagagaatcacttgaactcaggaggtggaggttgcagtgagccaagatcgtgccattgcactccagcctgggcgacagagtgagactctgtctcagaaaaaaaaaaaaaaaaaaaaaaatatatatatatatatatatatgtatatgtgcatagtTAAGTAAATCACCccaattttttctaatatttaagtGAACATTTAAAGATAAGCATTTCttaatgttaatttcttttcttccatgtAATCTTGTCAGTAGACAAATGATGGTGACTATATTCTGTAGTAAGTACATAgatcatgattaaaaaaaaaagcgtgtTCTATCTGCCCAAAGAGATCATAAGCACTTTGGAGCTATAAACTTCTTGTCTATTTCTACTTCCATGGTACCGGTATTCTCTTCTCAGATAACCAAACAAAAACAGCTGAATAAAATCAACCGTTAATAGTAACTTGCCACTTTGTTAGAGACTGCTTAaagactcatttttttcttcacatagTAATTCCTTCAGTGTCcaaaatgaagtttaaagtaAGTTCACATAATCCTTCCAAGCCTTTAATCTCATAGCATGTTTTGTTCCTGAGTTAGAGCTGTAAAAGCAATTCACAGTACATTGCCCAAGAGCCATGTGTTCAAAAATCACTAGAGGTTACTCCGagggcaaaacacacacacacacacacacacacacacaaaacaaccgagttaatatttttttttccttttctacctcAATGCTTAACTGAGACATGAAAATGTTCTGAGAAAAGTCTGAACACATTCTGGCTTCAAATATTTACAGTGAGTATCAATTCGTTTATAGTAGCAATTGGATTTTTGGCTCATTAATGTGCAGAGACAAAGGAGACTTGGGAACTTGAGATGACCTCCCTGAATGCTAGCTCTAAATGGAAGTGTCCAATCTGGTGACTTCCTAGACATGCAAATCACAGAGTAACTCAAAGTCCATTAGGGAGAGTTCCTGAGATGCACAGATTTCTCCACAGTTACAAAAGTAGTTTTATTCGTTttatgagatggggtctcactctgtcacccaagctggagtgcagtggcgtgatctggctcaccgcaacctccggccccccggggtcaagtgattctcccacctcagccttctgaatagctgggaccacaggtgcccaccatcatgcctggctaatttttgttatttttttgtagagacggggtttccccatgttacccaggttggtctcgaattcctgagctcaagcatcctgcccgtcttggcctcccaaagtgttgggattacaggggtaagccattgtgcccagcctaagtAGTTTTATTCTTACATGAGTTTTGAGACCAAAACTCATCCGACTAAGACAGTAACGTTTGTTTAACATAAGCTATACTGCATTTAATAATCTCACTGGACTTAGaagtcttaaaaaaatataacttctggtcaggtacagtggctcttgcctgtaatcccagcactttagggggctgaggtggggggagcacttgagcccaggagttcgagaccagcctgatcaacatagtgagaccacatctctacaaaaaatagaaaaattagctggacatggtagcacacgtctctagtcctagctacttgggaggctgaggtgggaggatctgttgagaccaggaggttgaggctgaagtgagccatgattgcgccactgcattcctgcctgggtgacaaagtgagaccctgtctcgaaaacaaaaacaaaaacaaaaaacccaaaaaatataacttctaaaaataattatttaaaaaacaatcactTTACAGCTCTACCACtactttaaacaaaaaatatttctagagattcttacatttaaaaaggcaggaaaagagaTATGCAATTTCTCTTTAAGTTACTCATTCTGATAAACTCACATTTTAATTTCCTATACTGAAGAATGAACTATATACTCAGCTCATTATCATCATGGATATCTTTACCCCATAGATGCTTTCCTAAACAGTTGATTTTAAATCATGTTGAATTTTTTATGTAATTGAAGAACTGGCTATTTAATGGcatagtaaacattttatttaaaatatcacttctgtttttggagacagggtctgtctctgtcatccaggctggagtacagtggtgaccatagctcactgcaacttcaaactcttgggctccggTGATctcaccacctcagcctcctgagtagctaggactacaggtgtgtgccaccatgcctggctaatttttgtatttttttttttggtagagatgtgctcttgctatgttgcccaggctggtcttgaactcctgggctcaagcgatcctcccgcttcagcctcccaaagtgctgagattataggtgcaagccactgtgcctggttttaAAATCACCTTCAAAACTTACCCTATTTTAAAGTTTGGATTTcaaaaaaacagtgtttttaaTGTGTCTGTGTGAGTTACAGTCAAACACAAATTTGGGGTTTCAGAAATCTCAAATTTTGACTCGAAGGCCAACAAGATTTTATGTTAAACTGTAGAAAACAAGCATACACATACTCTCATTAAGGCAGCTTTCAAACTATAATCAGGAACACAAACCATTAAGACTAGACAAACAAAATTTAGGATAAACGACTTAACAGGGAAGTAAGTTTCTACTCCCTGGATAGAAGAGGAAGATGGCCCATTCTGTTCAATTTGCTGAGGACTCTAGGCCTATCACTGGCCTTGTGCTCTGTCAGGTTGGGAGTTATGGGCAAATCTGGGAAGACAAAGTGAAAGGAAATCCTGCTGGCAAACCACAAAGGGAGAACAGAGGGAACACTGGTAATCTGCTAAGCATAAGCATTTCAATCCAGCAGCCTAATGCCACAAACCTTCCTCTGATGGCCCCTACACTCAAATGGAATTGATAACACTGGGAAGAGTTACTACAGCTATAGTTGCACCTGACAGAAAAACCTCTGGCTATATCATACACGCTACTCCTGGCTCAGAAGGAGAGGAACAGTAAAAGGATTCACTTCTAATAggcaaaagaatttttttttttttgagatggagtctcactctgttgcccaggctggagtgcagtgatacaatcacagctcattacagcttcaacctcctgggctcaagcaatcctcctgcctcagcctcccgagtagctaggaccacaggtgtgtgccagcacacctggctaatttttattttttgatagagatagggtcttactggccaggcgtggtggctcatgaggtcaggagttcgatatcagtctggcaaacatggtgaaaccctgtctctacaaaagaaaaacatacaaaaaattagccgagcgtagtggcaggcatctgtaatctcagctactcaggaggctgaggcaggagaattgcttgaacgcgggaggtggaggttgcagtgagctgagaccatgccactgcactccaatctgagcaacagagcgagattctgtctcaaaaaagagagagagagagagagagagagagagagatagggtcttactatgttgctcaggctgagaaACTTAAAACCAAggagttgatttctttttttttgtaggagTAGGCTGGGCAAAGAGAAGTATAGCAGTTAGAAACACAAGATAAATTTATAATAATCATGTAATCCATGAGATCTTCCTAAGTACAATTATTAAAATGCCACATTAAAACTGAACATGCACATTGttaaaaaaatcttacaaaaGAAATGCAGAAGATTAACCAatgttaatataataataaagaatagtggctgggcacggtgactcacgcctgt
This region includes:
- the GPR82 gene encoding probable G-protein coupled receptor 82, which gives rise to MNNNTTCIQPSMISSMALPIIYILLCIVGVFGNSLSQWIFLTKIGKKTSTHIYLSHLVTANLLVCSAMPFMSIYFLKGFQWEYQSAQCRVVNFLGTLSMHVSMFVSLLILSWIAISRYATLMQKDSSQETTSCYEKIFYGHLLKKFRQPNFARKLCIYIWGVVLGIIIPVTVYYSVIEATGGEESLCYNRQMELGAMISQIAGLIGTTFIGFSFLVVLTSYYSFVSHLRKIRTCTSIMEKDLTYSSVKRHLLVIQILLIVCFLPYSIFKPIFYVLHQRDNCQQLNYLIEIKNILTCLASARSSTDPIIFLLLDKTFKKTLYNLFTKSNSAHMQSYG